Part of the Devosia sp. SL43 genome, CGAGCCCGAGGCAAACACGAGCCTGCCGGAATCCAGGAGTGCGAATGTGCTGTCCTGCAGCACCTCGCTATACATTTTCAGGTGATCGAACGGCCCGGAGGCCAGGCCTGCCAATACGGCGTTTGCGATGTTGCCTATGCCGGCCTGAAGCGGATTGATGCTCAGATCCAGCCGACCCTTGGCAACTTCACGGACGAAGAACGCTATGAGGTGCTGAGCGATCGCAGTGGATTCTACACCCTGCGCCTCCAATGCGGCAGCGCTGTCGGACTGGTCGGTGATCACGATCGCTGCGATTTTGGCGGGGTCGATCCGCATGTCGGGCAACCCGATCCGGCTGTCGCAGGACATGACAGGAATGGCTTCGCGCATCGGCCGCCTGGTCGGCAGATAGATGTCGTGCAAGCCCTCGAGGGCCAGAGGCTGACTGAGGTTGATCTCGATGATCAGATTGGTGGCCAAGGCGGCAAAGCTCGCCGAATTGCCCACAGATGTGGTTGGCACGATGCCACCATCCTCGGTAATCGCCGTCGCCTCGATGATCGCGTAGTCCATCTTGCCCATTTCGCCGGAGCGCAGGTGTTCGACGGTTTCGGAAAGGTGCTGGTCGATGAACATGACTTCGCCGCGGTTGATGGCCGCCCGCAGGGTTGGATCGGACTGGAAGGGCATCCTTCTCTCCAGGATATGGGCCTCCGTCAGCACACGATCCACGTCCTTCCCGAGCGAAGCACCAGTCACCAGGGTGATCTTGAATGGATCTGTCCTGGCGCGACGGGCCATGGCCAGCGGCAGTGCCTTGGCATCCCCGGCGCGGGTAAAGCCACTCATGCCGATCGTCATGCCGTCCTTGATAAGACCGGCCGCCTGATCGGCGGACATGATGCGCTCCATCAGTGGAAACAGGCGAATACGTTGGTCCAGCATGTGGTGCATCCAATCGGTTGATTGGCTCATCGTATGCGCGTCATCCGCCGACGAGTTGATCCCGCTCAAAAAGGGGGGCGGTGGGCATGGGTTAGAGTGCTCGTCAAGCCAAGCGAAAGCAGATCATAGGACGGAGACTGCGATGACCCACCGGACAGAAAAACTCACCACGCAGAGCGGCTTAACATTTCACGTGCGCCCGGCCCGGCCGGATGAGGAGACGGCCCGCGTTCTTCGAACATGTCACGCCTGAGGACCTGAGGTTCCGGTTCCTCACCAGCGTCAAGGAAGTCGGGCATAACCGGCTGGTTGCGATGACCGAAGTCGATCATCGCCGGAATGAGAGCTTCGTGGCTTTCGAGCGCGAGGGGGGCCCCATCATAGGTGCGGCCATGCTGCGTCACCTTGGTCTCGGTCGTCAAACGTCGTGCATGCCGCGTGTTCGCCCTTGTTCCGGCGCGTCGGGCGCGCGTCGGCAGGGCAGTTCTCAGTCGGCACAGTATATGCCGTAGAGCGTCGTCAGCACCTGTTTTACGGCATCAGAGGCCAAGCTGTAGTGAACCTGCTGGCCATCGCACCTGGTCTTGACGAAGTCCCAGGCGCAGAGCTTGGACAGGTGCTGTGACAGGGGAGATAGCCCCAGCCCGAACTTGTCGCCCAGCTCGGTCACATCCATCAGCGCTTGTGCGATCTCGGGGTTCGTCTGCACCTGTCTGAGGTGAAAGACGCCGTCATGGACCGGCTGGCCGACACACAGCTTTCCTCGCGCATCTCGGTGGTCAGATGCACCTCAGCCACCACCAGGCCATGCTGGCCATCGCCGAGCGCCGCCTGGCAAGGCCCGCGGGTGGCGGCCGCGAGCATCTCGGCGTGCTGATCTAGATCAAAACGCGCGACACCCGCCCGTGATAAGGTGTGGCATGGAGGAGAAAATGGCTCACGTCGTCGTTCTGGGTGCCGGTCTTGGCGGCACAATCATGGCCTACGAGCTGCGCGAAGCGCTCGGCGCCAATCACAGGGTTTCGGTGGTCAACAAAGGGACCAAGTTCAACTTCGTCCCGTCCAATCCATGGGTTGCCGTTGGCTGGCGCGACCGCGATGACATCGAGGTCGATCTGACCGACGTGTTTGAACGGCGGAACATCGAATTCTTCCCCCAGGGCGCCGAGCGCGTACATCCCGCAGAGAAGCGGGTCAGACTGTCCGACGGTAAGGACCTCGACTACGACTACCTCGTCATCGCCACGGGGCCCGAACTCGCCTTCGATGAAATCCCGGGCTTTGGCCCAGACGCGGCGACACAGTCGATCTGCCACGTCGATCACGCACTTGGAGCCAAGGATGAGTTCAAACGACTGGTCGCAAATCCCGGCCCCGTCATTGTCGGCGCCGTCCAGGGCGCCTCCTGCTACGGCCCGGCCTATGAGTTCGCCTTCATCCTCGACAAGGCCCTGCGCGACGCAAAGGTACGCGATAGGGTTCCGATGACCTTCGTGACCGCCGAGCCCTATATCGGGCATCTTGGCCTCGATGGCGTGGGTGACACCAAGGGCCTGCTTGAGAGCGAAATGCGGCAGCGCCATATCCGCTTTATCACCAATGCCAAGGTGGACAAGTTCGAGGAAAGCAAGGCATTCGTCAGCGAAATCGCCGACGATGGGTCGGTGCGGCGGTCCCATGAGATCGCGTTCGTCTACACGATGATGTTGCCGGCCTTTCGCGGCGTGCCCGCAGTGCACGGCATCGAGGGCCTGACCAATCCACGCGGTTTCATCCTGGCCGATCAGTATCAGCGCAATCCCACCTTCAAGGACGTGTTCTCCATCGGCGTCTGCGTCGCCATCCCGCCGGTGGGCAAGACACCAGTGCCGGTCGGTGTGCCCAAAACCGGCTTCATGATTGAATCGATGGTCACTGCAACGGCGCAGAACATCGCCAGCCTGATCGCCGGCAAGGAGCCGAAGGCTATTCCGACCTGGAACGCGGTGTGCCTTGCCGATTTCGGCGACGGAGGCGTGGCCTTCGTGGCACAGCCGCAGATCCCGCCCCGCAACGTCAACTGGTCGAGTTCAGGCAAGTGGGTCCATGCCGCCAAGGTCGGGTTCGAGAAGTATTTCCTGCACAAGATCCGCTCTGGCACTGCAGAGCCATTCTATGAAAAACTTGCCCTGCAGGTCCTCGGCATCGACAAGCTCAGGGCTGTCAAGCAGGACAAGACCGGGACATGACATACGTCGTCTGTTCGCATTGTGGGGCAACAAACCGGATTGCCGAAGGCCGCGACCTAGCATCCGGCAAATGCGGCAAGTGCGGACGTCCGCTGTTCGACGGGCAGCCCGCCAACGTTTCGGCGGCGGTCCTCGAAAAGCAGATCGCCAATTCTGACATACCCGTCCTCGTGGACGTCTGGGCGCCGTGGTGCGGACCTTGCAAGGTCATGGGACCGCAGTTCGAGGCAGCGGCAAAACAGGCTGAACCCAAGCTTCGCATGGTCAAGCTCAACTCCGACGAAAGTCCAGCGCTCTCCGCACGGCTTGGTATTCGGAGCATCCCCACCATGATCCTGTTCAAGGAAGGCAGGGAGGTCGCACGAACCTCTGGCGCAATGACGAGCAACGACATCCTAGCATGGGCCAGTAAGTAATACGCTGGCCAGCAATTTCATCGGCTACGCAGCGGCTTCCTGGATGGCCACTCCCAAGTCTTTGTTTTGCGCGGGAATTTCAAGGTGATCGCCTCCAGTTCCGTGACGTCTGGGGTAGTCCATGAGCCCTTCACCGACGACCCCGCCTTGGGCTTTCGCTGGAAGCGGTGATCACGTCGCCTCACGCGCCTTTGCCAAAATAGGCATGGAGTCGAACACGGCGCGGTTGGCGCTACGCCCTCGGTCCCAGGCGATGGCGACGTTGGACATGTCGTGCCTAAGAAGAGCTATCTCGGGGACAAACATCACCGGCCGACCGGACCCAAAGATCAGCGCCTCGGTCAGGGCCGCAAGCCTTGACCGTCACATCCTCACGCCCTTTGCCACGCTCCTGCCTCTGGGACGAAACTGGATTACTTGCGCAGAGGGTGCCTCGCCCCGCATCAGCGCGGCGATGTGGTCGCCAACGCGGTTCCTGTCCTGGTGCCATCCGACGGAAAGCTCTCTATGGCGCGTTGGTAAGCCTGGGCATCGGCGGTTTCGTCTCTGGGATTCTCCACGTTGCAACCATAGTGCAACCAAATGGGATCAAGCTCAAAGGCAAAACCGGATACGATCGGCGGCTCAAGCAGCACTATCATATTGGTTTATTAGAGATATCTAGAACATCAGCGCACCCTAGCGAAAGCAATATAGCGCCCTCCGAAGGCAGAGGCCACACGTTCGAATCGTGTCGGGTGCGCCTTACACCGGCAGATGTCGCGGACTGGCGGCTGTAGTTCCTCAAGCACATGCTCGCTGATGCGCCAAGTGGCAGACGGGGCTGCTGCGCACGACCCGCTTTTGGCTTGATGCGCAGGGCCTCGTTGCCTTGCAACTCGCGGGATCGATATTTGGTGGCGGTGCGCCTCGGACTGCGCTGCGGGTAGAACCCAATTAACAGTCGCATAATAGCTCTCGTCCTATGTTGGCAGCATTGCCGGGGGCGGACATGCGCGTGCTTATTGTCGACGACAGCCGATCGAGCCTTGCCATGATCGGCACGATCGTCGGCGCGGCCACCAATGCCCAGATCGACAGCTGCCTGGATCCGCGCGAAGCGTTGGAGCATAGCGAAAGCACGCAATACGATCTGGTGCTGGTCGATCACATCATGCCCGGTATGGATGGCGTGCAATTCACTGCCGCCCTGCGCGCCCGCGAAAACTACCGGACCGTGCCCATTATCATGGTCACGTCTGACATCGATCGAAACACGCGTATCGAGGCGATCCGCGCCGGCGCGACCGACTTCGTCAACAAGCCCTTCGACCCCACCGAGTTGCAGGCCCGCGTGGCCAACCTGCTGACGCTGCGCGCTGCCCAGGTCGAATTGGCAGACCGGGCAAGCTGGTTGGCGCGTGAGGTCGAGCTGGCAACGGCGCACCTGCTGGCACGCGAAGAAGAGATTATCTGGCGGCTGGCCCGTGCCATCGAATATCGCGACGGTGATACCGGCGAGCATGTGTCGCGCGTGGCCCAGATCAGCCAGTTGATCGCCAGCGGCATCGGGCTCAGCCCGGAGCGTTGCCGCATCATCTATCTGGCGGCACCGCTGCACGATATCGGCAAGATCGCCATCGCCGATGCCATCCTGGGCAAACCGGGCAAGCTGACGCTGGAAGAAGTCGCCATCATGCGCGAGCATGTCACCATCGGAGCACGCATTCTCGAGAGTGGCACGTCCGAGCTGATCAAGACGGCCGAACTGATCGCCCAGAGCCACCACGAACGCTGGGACGGCGCCGGATATCCCGATCGCCTGTCAGGCACCGATATTCCCGTTGAGGCGCGTGTGGTCGCCATTGCCGACGTTTTCGACGCACTATGTTCCGAGCGGCCCTACAAGAAGGCATGGCCGATCGAGAAAGCCTACGCCGAGATACTCGCCTGCAGCGGCACCCATTTCGACCCTGCCTGCGTTTCGGCCTTCTCCACCAAGTGGGCGGAGATCGAAGCCATCATGCGGGGCGATGCCACCCTGCGCGTCGCCAGCTAACCAACCATCCCGCTTCGTCGCGAGACGCTTGGCAAGAGTCAGCTTTGCTGACCTATTGTGCACCTCTATCCAAAGCAATCCGAGAGCGAATGTGTTTTCGGCGGCGCTGCTCGGCCTCATGGGCCAAAGTATAGAGATCGATTTACTCACGCGATGATTCTCGATTTCGAATCGAAGACTCGCATGCCTTGAATCGAGATTCGTCCAGGCACCATATCTGTTCGGTATGACTCCGAAATACATCCAAATATGTCTTGAATGATTCTGCACAAAGAAAACAGAGCGCAAATAGAACTGAGTAACTGTGGATTAACGCGCCTCGTATAACTTGGATAACGTGCTGGATGGGAATACGGCGCACCAAGAAGAGTTTCGTCCAAGCGTCCAGAAGGGGCCTTCGGCAGTTCGCCAGTAAAGCAGACATCTATCCGCTTCCCAGCGTATCCGCGGTGGAATTTTAGAACATGTACAGCGTTATTCGTTATGTGGCTCGGTCATCAGCATGACCCGAGACAGCGTCTTCCTGACTAATATTTCCGGCGATGCCGGTCTGCGCAACGCGCAGGACATTGCCGCTCAGCTCAAGGCTGCTCTGGTCAATCACAACGCGATAGCGGCCGCGACCGATGATATTGCCAGCGCCGATATCACCACCGTGCAACTGCTGCTGGCGGCGCGTCGGCAGGCGGTGGCCGCTGGCAAGTCCTTTACGCTGGCGGCGCCACCCCACGGCGCGCTGCGCGACCTCCTCATCCAGATCGGTATCCTCGACGCAGCGGGCACTGCCGCCACGTCGGATGCCGATTTCTGGCTCCACGAACCTCAGAAGACCAAGGGCAAGGCCGCATGAGCAAAACCATCCTGACCATTGATGATTCCGCGTCCATCCGGCAGATGGTGGCCATGACGCTGAGCGCTGCTGGCCTCGACGTGATCGAGGCCATCAACGGCGCCGATGGCTATACCAAGGCGACCACCAACACGGTCCACGCCGTCATCACCGACCTCAACATGCCGGTGATGAACGGCATCGAGTTCATCAAGAAGTATCGTCAGCACCCCCTGAGCAAGGGCGTGCCAATCATCCTGCTGACCACCGAGTCCGACGAAGAGCTCAAGCGCCAGGCCAAAGAGGCCGGGGCGACGGGCTGGATCGTCAAACCGTTCAAGCAGGAGCAGCTGCTGGCCGTGATCAAGAAGGTCACCGGCGCATGAGCTTTCCCGATCCCACCGAGACCTTCCGGCAGGAAGCAAGGGAGCTGCTGGAACAACTGGAAGAAGGACTGCTCGATCTCGAGCAGAACCCGGCCAATGGCGACCTGATCAACTCCACCTTCCGCGCGCTCCATACCATCAAGGGTTCGGGTGCCATGTTCGGCTTCACCGCCGTTGCCGCCTTCGTGCATGAATTCGAGACGGCCTTCGACCAGGTGCGCAAGGGTCAGACTCCAGCAACGCCCGAACTAATCGCCGTGGCGCTGGACGCCAAGGACCATATCCACAAGCTGATCGAACAGCCCGACTCCAAGCAGGCCGGCGGCGAAGCGATCCTGGAAGCGCTGCGCGTGGTCATCGCGGCGGCAAATGGCGCGCAGGCGATCGCCGTCGCGGTGCCCCAACCGGCCCCGGCTGCCCTCGCCAAGCCTCAGCCAGCCGCGGGAACGGCGCCGCGCTGGCGCATCCGGTTCCGCCTGCCCGGCGATGCGCTGGTTTATGGCACCAATCCGCTGCTATTGCTGGACGAAATCCGCGAAATCGGCCCTTGCACGATCACCGCGCTGACCGACACCATTCCGCCGCTCGACCTCATCGATCCGGAAGTTCCCTATCTCGGCTGGCAGGTCGATATCGAGGCCGAAGACCCGCGCGGTGCCATCGACGACGTGTTCATGTTCCTCAAGGACGGCATGGAGCTGTCAGTCGAGCCTCTGAACGACGCGCCAATTGCCACCGGTGGAGCGGGGCAGGGCGTCGAGATCGATCTGGCTTTGGAACTGGAAGCCGAGCCCGTGGTGGAGGCCGACCCGGAGCCTGTCGCGCCGACACCGACCGTGGCTGCGCCGAAGCCAGAAAAGGTCATGAAATCTGCAAGCAAAGCAGAAGAAAAGTCTCCACCGCCAGAGCGTGCTGCTTCTTCCTCCATGCGCGTCGATGCCGAGCGGCTTGATGAGTTGATGGACCGCGTCGGTGAACTGGTGATCGCACAGGCCCGCCTTACCCAGATTGCCGCCATGAGCAGTGACGGCAACCTCAAGACCATTGCCGAGGAACTGGAGCGCCTGTCTTCCGGGTTGCGCGACACCACGATGGGCATCCGCATGGTGCCGATCGGCACGCTGTTCAGCCGCTTCCGCCGCCTGGTCCACGACCTCTCGCGCGATCTGGGCAAGGATATCGAGTTCATCACAACGGGCGAGGATACCGAACTCGACAAGACCATGATCGAGCGTCTCGCCGACCCGCTGGTTCACCTGATCCGAAATTCGGTCGACCATGGCCTTGAAGACGCGGACCGTCGCCTCAAGGCCGGCAAGGTTGCCAAAGGCACGGTGCGCCTTTCTGCCGTCTATGCCGGCGCAGAAGTGGCCATCTCCGTGACCGACGACGGAGCCGGGCTCAATGCTGAACGTATCCGCGCCAAGGCGGAGGAGGCGGGCTTGCTCGCCCCCGATGCCAAGATCGCCGATGCCGACCTGTGGCAGATGATCTTTGCTCCCGGCTTCTCCACCGCCAAGGAGGTTACGTCCCTTTCGGGGCGTGGCGTCGGCATGGACGTGGTCAAGCGGACAATAGACGGGTTGCGCGGCAGCATTGATGTCGCGACGACGCCCGGCAGCGGTTCGACCATGACCCTGCGGCTGCCGCTCACCCTGGCCATCATTGATGGCATGCTGGTGCGGGTCGGCAACGGACGTTACACCATCCCGCTGGCTGCCGTGGAGGAATGCGTCGAGCTGCCCAAGGGCATCGAGGCCAATGCCAAAGGCCGCAACTTCCTCGATATCCGCGGCAGTCTCGTACCCTTCCTGCGTCTGCGCGAGGTCTTTGGTACCAAGGCCCCAATCGAGCCGCATCAGAAGGTGGTGATCGTATCGTCGGGCGAGGGCCGCGTCGGGCTCGTGGTCGATCAGATCATCGGCAACAACCAGACGGTCATCAAGCAACTGAGCAAGCTGCACTCGGGCATCAAGTCGTTCTCTGGGGCGACTATCCTGGGCGACGGCACAGTAGCCCTCATCCTCGACACCGCCCATCTCGTGGCCTTCGGCCAGAACTATGTCGATCACGGGAGGGCAGCATGACCGCTACTGCACCACAGGCCATGAAGGCGCTGACACTGCGCCTGCAGGATGAACTGTTTGCCGTCGAGGCGGGCAGTGTCCGCGAAATCCTCGATCTCGTGCCGATCACCGAAGTGCCTAACGCGCCCGAGTTCGTTGGCGGCCTGATCAACGTGCGGGGCCGTGTCGTGCCCCTGGCTGACTTGCGGGTGATGTTCGGCATGGATCGCCCTGAGCCCGATCAGGACACCCGCATCGTCGTGATGGAAATCGACATCGACGGCGAGCCCACGGTCGCC contains:
- a CDS encoding acetyl-CoA hydrolase/transferase family protein encodes the protein MLDQRIRLFPLMERIMSADQAAGLIKDGMTIGMSGFTRAGDAKALPLAMARRARTDPFKITLVTGASLGKDVDRVLTEAHILERRMPFQSDPTLRAAINRGEVMFIDQHLSETVEHLRSGEMGKMDYAIIEATAITEDGGIVPTTSVGNSASFAALATNLIIEINLSQPLALEGLHDIYLPTRRPMREAIPVMSCDSRIGLPDMRIDPAKIAAIVITDQSDSAAALEAQGVESTAIAQHLIAFFVREVAKGRLDLSINPLQAGIGNIANAVLAGLASGPFDHLKMYSEVLQDSTFALLDSGRLVFASGSSITLSEDYAARVFQNVALYKDRLVLRPQEISNHPEVIRRLGIVAINTALEFDIYGNVNSTHINGTHMMNGIGGSGDFARNAYLSIFVARSLVKDGAISSVVPMVSHVDHTEHDVDILVTENGLADLRGLAPRERAPAIIQNCAHPHYRKQLTVYFERAASKGGHTPHALEEALSWHVKARDKGTMLDGSGTV
- a CDS encoding ArsR/SmtB family transcription factor, which gives rise to MQTNPEIAQALMDVTELGDKFGLGLSPLSQHLSKLCAWDFVKTRCDGQQVHYSLASDAVKQVLTTLYGIYCAD
- a CDS encoding NAD(P)/FAD-dependent oxidoreductase, translated to MAHVVVLGAGLGGTIMAYELREALGANHRVSVVNKGTKFNFVPSNPWVAVGWRDRDDIEVDLTDVFERRNIEFFPQGAERVHPAEKRVRLSDGKDLDYDYLVIATGPELAFDEIPGFGPDAATQSICHVDHALGAKDEFKRLVANPGPVIVGAVQGASCYGPAYEFAFILDKALRDAKVRDRVPMTFVTAEPYIGHLGLDGVGDTKGLLESEMRQRHIRFITNAKVDKFEESKAFVSEIADDGSVRRSHEIAFVYTMMLPAFRGVPAVHGIEGLTNPRGFILADQYQRNPTFKDVFSIGVCVAIPPVGKTPVPVGVPKTGFMIESMVTATAQNIASLIAGKEPKAIPTWNAVCLADFGDGGVAFVAQPQIPPRNVNWSSSGKWVHAAKVGFEKYFLHKIRSGTAEPFYEKLALQVLGIDKLRAVKQDKTGT
- the trxC gene encoding thioredoxin TrxC, which translates into the protein MTYVVCSHCGATNRIAEGRDLASGKCGKCGRPLFDGQPANVSAAVLEKQIANSDIPVLVDVWAPWCGPCKVMGPQFEAAAKQAEPKLRMVKLNSDESPALSARLGIRSIPTMILFKEGREVARTSGAMTSNDILAWASK
- a CDS encoding HD domain-containing phosphohydrolase → MRVLIVDDSRSSLAMIGTIVGAATNAQIDSCLDPREALEHSESTQYDLVLVDHIMPGMDGVQFTAALRARENYRTVPIIMVTSDIDRNTRIEAIRAGATDFVNKPFDPTELQARVANLLTLRAAQVELADRASWLAREVELATAHLLAREEEIIWRLARAIEYRDGDTGEHVSRVAQISQLIASGIGLSPERCRIIYLAAPLHDIGKIAIADAILGKPGKLTLEEVAIMREHVTIGARILESGTSELIKTAELIAQSHHERWDGAGYPDRLSGTDIPVEARVVAIADVFDALCSERPYKKAWPIEKAYAEILACSGTHFDPACVSAFSTKWAEIEAIMRGDATLRVAS
- a CDS encoding STAS domain-containing protein; amino-acid sequence: MTRDSVFLTNISGDAGLRNAQDIAAQLKAALVNHNAIAAATDDIASADITTVQLLLAARRQAVAAGKSFTLAAPPHGALRDLLIQIGILDAAGTAATSDADFWLHEPQKTKGKAA
- a CDS encoding response regulator, whose protein sequence is MSKTILTIDDSASIRQMVAMTLSAAGLDVIEAINGADGYTKATTNTVHAVITDLNMPVMNGIEFIKKYRQHPLSKGVPIILLTTESDEELKRQAKEAGATGWIVKPFKQEQLLAVIKKVTGA
- a CDS encoding chemotaxis protein CheA, producing MSFPDPTETFRQEARELLEQLEEGLLDLEQNPANGDLINSTFRALHTIKGSGAMFGFTAVAAFVHEFETAFDQVRKGQTPATPELIAVALDAKDHIHKLIEQPDSKQAGGEAILEALRVVIAAANGAQAIAVAVPQPAPAALAKPQPAAGTAPRWRIRFRLPGDALVYGTNPLLLLDEIREIGPCTITALTDTIPPLDLIDPEVPYLGWQVDIEAEDPRGAIDDVFMFLKDGMELSVEPLNDAPIATGGAGQGVEIDLALELEAEPVVEADPEPVAPTPTVAAPKPEKVMKSASKAEEKSPPPERAASSSMRVDAERLDELMDRVGELVIAQARLTQIAAMSSDGNLKTIAEELERLSSGLRDTTMGIRMVPIGTLFSRFRRLVHDLSRDLGKDIEFITTGEDTELDKTMIERLADPLVHLIRNSVDHGLEDADRRLKAGKVAKGTVRLSAVYAGAEVAISVTDDGAGLNAERIRAKAEEAGLLAPDAKIADADLWQMIFAPGFSTAKEVTSLSGRGVGMDVVKRTIDGLRGSIDVATTPGSGSTMTLRLPLTLAIIDGMLVRVGNGRYTIPLAAVEECVELPKGIEANAKGRNFLDIRGSLVPFLRLREVFGTKAPIEPHQKVVIVSSGEGRVGLVVDQIIGNNQTVIKQLSKLHSGIKSFSGATILGDGTVALILDTAHLVAFGQNYVDHGRAA
- a CDS encoding chemotaxis protein CheW is translated as MTATAPQAMKALTLRLQDELFAVEAGSVREILDLVPITEVPNAPEFVGGLINVRGRVVPLADLRVMFGMDRPEPDQDTRIVVMEIDIDGEPTVAGILADKVHDVTDIEAASIEEAPKVGMRWRPEFIKGIGKRNGGFIIIPDLGRIFETQGGRSAPQAASEERSAS